The sequence TACTATCACTAGGACTAAGCCGACGAGCATGTACAGGACTATTAAAGCTGGATTCGGGGTACTGTCGCTCGTGTCCGTGTGACCAGCGATTTCCTGCGGATCAACCTTCCAAGTAATGCGCTTCCTCGTCTTCTCGGTGGTGCCGATCACTGGGGGATAATATTAAAGAAATATTATGTTGGATATCATAGTTTTTGGGAATAGTTAGTTGATCATAAGATCTGAatatataatacattttatatCCCCTTACAGTTAAAATCGTTCTTAAGTCTTCATACCAGAGAAGCAATATTCTTACCTGCGATCTTTGGGGTACTTAAAGCTGGAGGTttcattgttgttgttttagtGGTTGTTGTCATATACTTTTTGGTTGCGGCTGTGGttttttgtgttgttgttgttatggGTCTTGTTATTTTAGTTGTAAATACTTTCGTAGTCGTTGTTATTCTTGGCGTTGTGGTTGTTGTCCTTGGCGTTGTTGAACTCGTTGGTGTTAGCTTTGGTGTTGTTAAAGTCGTTGTTGTTGAAGTTTTTCGCGTTGTCGGGGCTTTAGTGGTTGTTGTGGTGGTTGTGCTCTTTGTGGATGTGCGTGGCTTTGGtgttgttgtcgttgtcgAAGTGGTTGTCCTCTTCGTTGTAGTTGTGGTCGTTGTTGTTTTCTCTGTCGTTGTGTCTGGCTTCTTTGTGGTGGTAGTTGCAGTAGTAGTGGGTGTTGTTTGTGTTGCTGGTGAACTCAGATCATCGAAGGGCGTTGTGTCCATCTCTTTCTGACACTCATCTAAATAGTTGAGACAGCAAGTACTCGCCGATAGACATCCCTCGTCACAGCTACAACCCAAGACGAAACCGTGTTCGGTAATTTGGACACCGGGATCCGGAGATCCACAGCGTCCCGTGCAATTCATCATGTCGAAGACAAAACGCTCTTCGCCGCTGGTTATCGTTGTTGGCGGTGGCTCGGTGGTGGTCGTAAACCCATTCACCCCACAGTCGCTGCCCGTCATCAGCTTCACGTCGTCGATGGCGATGTCTCCGAACTGGGACCTCGCATCCGTGGCCGAGAAGATCACCTGAAAGTCCTCCTGCATTTCGTCGATGGTGATTGTATGCTCCCGCCACTCGGTTCCCTGGGGACCAGTAATCTCGAATTTGCTTGAGCTGAGGAGTAAGGCAGGAAATATATATGGTattaaatagaaaaaaagaaaatcgaTAATTTGCAGAAATAATTTTCAGTTTAAAAAATATCGAATGGGTCAATCTTTGAAACAAACAACAAGAACTTGTATCTAAAACATGAAAGTACTTCAATCACATTTAGCAAATTTCTGTATAA is a genomic window of Drosophila suzukii chromosome 2L, CBGP_Dsuzu_IsoJpt1.0, whole genome shotgun sequence containing:
- the Sr-CI gene encoding uncharacterized protein Sr-CI yields the protein MSSKGIVSLIMEFFWVLVFLVLLIYSTDQTNGRCEQVLDLQHATVNYRARSFVRIRCHRGYSPQGVMIKACDQSGLLRGEKPFCARRGCDEPDTPENGHIEKNPLKAEIICLEGYVLVGSRTAFCDGLKWSTQLGFCRRSNHTGDHSCDFESEDQCGWEAETHYRQPWRRVSAVSEFHSVNTGPHHDHTFGSRSGGHYMRMESQLGAFGSYHLMSPIYPRELSLKTACCFRFHYFMFGKGVESLVVSVKPVSMTMIDMWNRFRANSSKFEITGPQGTEWREHTITIDEMQEDFQVIFSATDARSQFGDIAIDDVKLMTGSDCGVNGFTTTTEPPPTTITSGEERFVFDMMNCTGRCGSPDPGVQITEHGFVLGCSCDEGCLSASTCCLNYLDECQKEMDTTPFDDLSSPATQTTPTTTATTTTKKPDTTTEKTTTTTTTTKRTTTSTTTTTPKPRTSTKSTTTTTTTKAPTTRKTSTTTTLTTPKLTPTSSTTPRTTTTTPRITTTTKVFTTKITRPITTTTQKTTAATKKYMTTTTKTTTMKPPALSTPKIAVIGTTEKTRKRITWKVDPQEIAGHTDTSDSTPNPALIVLYMLVGLVLVIVLANVVQRWIIPLSRARSSSEKAVSFRKAFESLKKHRRRNSIDDPLCDTDNEDGDYFEETGVDIRNRTDL